The following proteins come from a genomic window of Lates calcarifer isolate ASB-BC8 unplaced genomic scaffold, TLL_Latcal_v3 _unitig_1889_quiver_1933, whole genome shotgun sequence:
- the LOC108891188 gene encoding uncharacterized protein LOC108891188 isoform X1: protein MGKILSKEEELERFVKQFNEGPNMRVDQNIVKFCSLDSSENLKQHYEGRKMETGDHAADWIKNLAEKMAALMPAPELAGLGALAIAILIDVVSKSPPEKSTEDALRCVFAEEKASEVWDQIDECLKRCTVNFKNKVQLRTDIERIEYKLSEALTKLKNSMVRDGQMTSEALKAWINGAAFHIQMLIHLVRLGGIPDCDPVERLISTYKRDLDLLLKKHREMVEKKCKEECRFVHPQSPYIHYLVDEDSKWHRLPENSRYKDYFEAYYSRRYSSQKREIECYFNEVGENLQSLVRQSGSFNVQ, encoded by the coding sequence ATGGGTAAAATACTCAGCAAGGAGGAAGAACTGGAGAGATTTGTGAAGCAGTTCAACGAGGGTCCAAATATGAGAGTTGATCAGAACATTGTGAAGTTCTGCAGTCTTGATTCATCAGAGAACCTGAAACAACACTACGAGGGGAGGAAGATGGAGACAGGTGACCACGCTGCAGACTGGATCAAGAACCTGGCAGAGAAAATGGCTGCCCTGATGCCGGCTCCTGAACTGGCGGGCCTCGGAGCGCTGGCCATCGCCATCCTCATCGATGTTGTTTCCAAAAGTCCGCCAGAGAAGAGCACAGAGGACGCTCTGcgatgtgtgtttgcagaggagAAGGCCTCCGAGGTCTGGGATCAGATCGATGAGTGCCTGAAGAGGTGCACTGTGAACTTTAAGAACAAAGTCCAGCTGAGGACCGACATCGAGCGGATCGAGTACAAGCTGAGTGAAGCTCTCACCAAGCTGAAGAACTCCATGGTGAGGGACGGACAGATGACCTCTGAGGCTCTGAAGGCCTGGATCAACGGGGCGGCCTTCCACATCCAGATGCTGATCCACCTGGTGAGACTTGGAGGGATTCCAGACTGCGATCCTGTGGAGAGGCTCATCTCGACTTACAAGAGAGACCTGGAcctgctgttaaaaaaacacagggagATGGTAGAAAAGAAGTGTAAAGAAGAGTGTAGATTTGTTCACCCCCAGTCCCCTTATATACATTATCTGGTAGATGAAGATTCAAAGTGGCATCGTTTGCCTGAGAACAGCAGGTATAAGGATTACTTTGAGGCTTACTACAGTCGCAGGTACAGCAGTCAGAAGAGAGAGATTGAATGTTACTTTAATGAAGTAGGAGAGAACCTGCAGAGTCTGGTTCGTCAAAGCGGCTCCTTTAATGTCCAATGA
- the LOC108891188 gene encoding uncharacterized protein LOC108891188 isoform X2 produces the protein MGKILSKEEELERFVKQFNEGPNMRVDQNIVKFCSLDSSENLKQHYEGRKMETGDHAADWLKNLAEKMAALMPAPELAGLGALAIAILIDVVSKSPPEKSTEDALRCVFAEEKASEVWDQIDECLKRCTVNFKNKVQLRTDIERIEYKLSEALTKLKNSMVRDGQMTSEALKAWINGAAFHIQMLIHLVRLGGIPDCDPVERLISTYKRDLDLLLKKHREMVEKKCKEKIFSHPKYYTIHYLVDEDSKEHRLPELNNYKKYFEAYYSRRYSSQKREIECYFNEVGENLQSLVRQSGSFNVQ, from the coding sequence ATGGGTAAAATACTCAGCAAGGAGGAAGAACTGGAGAGATTTGTGAAGCAGTTCAACGAGGGTCCAAATATGAGAGTTGATCAGAACATTGTGAAGTTCTGCAGTCTTGATTCATCAGAGAACCTGAAACAACACTACGAGGGGAGGAAGATGGAGACAGGTGACCACGCTGCAGACTGGCTCAAGAACCTGGCAGAGAAAATGGCTGCCCTGATGCCGGCTCCTGAACTGGCGGGCCTCGGAGCGCTGGCCATCGCCATCCTCATCGATGTTGTTTCCAAAAGTCCGCCAGAGAAGAGCACAGAGGACGCTCTGcgatgtgtgtttgcagaggagAAGGCCTCCGAGGTCTGGGATCAGATCGATGAGTGCCTGAAGAGGTGCACTGTGAACTTTAAGAACAAAGTCCAGCTGAGGACCGACATCGAGCGGATCGAGTACAAGCTGAGTGAAGCTCTCACCAAGCTGAAGAACTCCATGGTGAGGGACGGACAGATGACCTCTGAGGCTCTGAAGGCCTGGATCAACGGGGCGGCCTTCCACATCCAGATGCTGATCCACCTGGTGAGACTTGGAGGGATTCCAGACTGCGATCCTGTGGAGAGGCTCATCTCGACTTACAAGAGAGACCTGGAcctgctgttaaaaaaacacagggagATGGTAGAAAAGAAGTgtaaagaaaagattttttctCATCCCAAGTACTACACTATTCACTACCTGGTGGATGAAGATTCAAAGGAGCATCGTTTGCCTGAGCTCAACAATTATAAGAAATACTTTGAGGCTTACTACAGTCGCAGGTACAGCAGTCAGAAGAGAGAGATTGAATGTTACTTTAATGAAGTAGGAGAGAACCTGCAGAGTCTGGTTCGTCAAAGCGGCTCCTTTAATGTCCAATGA
- the LOC108891188 gene encoding uncharacterized protein LOC108891188 isoform X3 — MGNTISEEEQLKSFVEQVSDGPDLGVDQKIVKFCSPDSSENLKRYYEKRKMETGNFGQDAVKKLSEMFVGLTFAPELAGLGALAIAVLIDLIFLSPSKDSTKEALRCVFAEEKASEVWDQIDECLKRCTMNIKNKVQLRTDIERIEYKLSEALTKLKNSMVRDGQMTSEALKAWINGAAFHIQMLIHLVRLGGIPDCDPVERLISTYKRDLDPLFRKHKEMIYNKCSGDIISMHDEDGIVMLVGEDSRSYTINDDIGYDRYYDVYYDHRYGRQKSMVQRYFNDVRENLHSLVHQRGSFSVY; from the coding sequence ATGGGTAATACCATCAGCGAGGAGGAACAACTGAAAAGCTTTGTGGAGCAAGTCAGCGATGGTCCAGATCTGGGAGTTGATCAGAAAATTGTGAAGTTCTGCAGTCCTGATTCGTCAGAGAACCTGAAACGATACTATGagaagaggaaaatggagaCAGGCAACTTTGGTCAAGATGCAGTCAAGAAATTATCAGAGATGTTTGTCGGCTTGACCTTCGCCCCTGAACTGGCGGGCCTCGGAGCACTGGCCATTGCCGTCCTGATCGACCTAATTTTTCTGAGTCCGTCTAAGGATAGCACAAAGGAAGCTCTGcgatgtgtgtttgcagaggagAAGGCCTCCGAGGTCTGGGATCAGATCGATGAGTGTCTGAAGAGGTGCACCATGAACATTAAGAACAAAGTCCAGCTGAGGACCGACATCGAGCGGATCGAGTACAAGCTGAGTGAAGCTCTCACCAAGCTGAAGAACTCCATGGTGAGGGACGGACAGATGACCTCTGAGGCTCTGAAGGCCTGGATCAACGGGGCGGCCTTCCACATCCAGATGCTGATCCACCTGGTGAGACTTGGAGGGATTCCAGACTGCGATCCTGTGGAGAGACTCATCTCAACTTACAAGAGAGACCTGGACCCGCTgttcagaaaacacaaggaAATGATATATAACAAGTGCAGTGGAGATATTATCAGTATGCATGATGAGGATGGTATAGTAATGCTGGTGGGTGAAGATTCACGGTCTTATACTATTAATGATGACATCGGCTATGACAGATATTATGACGTTTATTACGATCACAGGTACGGCAGGCAGAAGTCTATGGTTCAGCGGTACTTCAATGACGTAAGAGAGAACCTGCACAGTCTGGTTCATCAGAGAGGCTCCTTTAGTGTCTACTGA